Proteins found in one Triticum aestivum cultivar Chinese Spring chromosome 4D, IWGSC CS RefSeq v2.1, whole genome shotgun sequence genomic segment:
- the LOC123095891 gene encoding uncharacterized protein, whose translation MASGSTSSGSGRGPSGGSGPLGRGLISCLHGSSCRAEDAPDQDLPLAIDKLIVGFYEEAFSRLPCDAMPDLLRLLATDGGGSCLGLLDPVSNIILNTLALLPKDAAPAPAAAASTSPSPPATRRSKRRALNTTRRSIPGLGGLRQLVSRSYHSLLAFLMAYFGCLKKEQAISYLYRADANLLLAVMLIQHDLYAGEALDPESDRTQAALESAATIAGHPSPTTLAHLMSIRLQDGNFALLKKLFSADAQGIPLTVEDVRATHRILHMMMSPVCTASIIHTKRGLVVNVRHILEARCSETISFSTTADARIATTTLVWGGNPISSLQSGLLPDKLQDCLGIAIEDGRKHNLKTPCGVGDACDYLQSLKMYLHGMIHNLYIKVLKLLPTPSGTLMRSILKAGHCYGCMDPVSNIIVNSIWYNCRGCNLPISERREMVEYNDVLDPLSLLRTQVHSVKGLMELAAFADPQFSLPAFALEFLCSTKCDIANMLPSSTESSEKNPFHESAKAAGHTWALGLGELHQQLLLMPDTRSELLSFITEAQTSGTVLRVDEMEIRISLMWDRNRSGAHTVQAPELCAGALRAVSSERSDYEDRRSLFRSKIEQLLKEYTTQQLLGSEYKLDIILGVEEINKGNLPCAVIRYHVNFTATCNLGLQRTLFYAEFSLSSREQEPEFCCPLPYANAGRCYYGVHSARKIVYPDDAKYIPDDITFRGTRSVDGMLGMDLVYFSPKFDVEIAENLNMLHSEEEEKKKKKKKRTRRGMCRPN comes from the exons ATGGCGTCTGGATCTACTTCTTCCGGCTCTGGGAGGGGGCCTTCCGGCGGTTCTGGTCCCCTTGGGAGGGGCCTGATCTCGTGCTTGCACGGCAGCAGCTGCCGCGCCGAGGACGCGCCCGACCAGGATTTGCCCCTGGCCATCGACAAGCTCATCGTCGGCTTCTACGAGGAGGCGTTCAGCCGGCTCCCCTGCGACGCCATGCCggacctcctccgcctcctcgccacCGATGGCGGCGGCTCCTGCCTCGGCCTCCTCGACCCCGTCTCCAACATCATCCTCAACACCCTCGCCCTCCTCCCCAaagacgccgcccccgcccccgcagcAGCAGCTTCCACCTCTCCGTCTCCGCCCGCCACAAGAAGATCCAAAAGACGGGCGCTCAACACCACCAGACGATCCATCCCCGGTTTGGGCGGCTTGCGCCAGCTTGTATCAAGATCCTACCACAGTCTCCTCGCCTTCCTCATGGCATATTTCGGATGCCTCAAAAAGGAGCAGGCCATCAGCTACCTCTACAGGGCCGACGCCAATCTTCTCCTCGCCGTCATGCTCATCCAACATGATCTATATGCGGGGGAAGCATTGGACCCTGAATCTGATAGGACCCAAGCCGCCCTCGAGTCGGCAGCCACCATAGCAGGTCACCCTTCGCCCACCACCTTGGCTCACCTGATGTCAATCCGGCTCCAAGACGGCAACTTTGCCCTTCTGAAGAAGCTGTTTTCAGCTGATGCTCAAGGTATCCCTCTCACAGTTGAGGATGTCCGGGCAACCCACCGCATCCTACACATGATGATGAGCCCGGTTTGTACTGCCAGCATTATCCATACCAAAAGAGGGCTGGTTGTCAATGTTCGTCACATACTGGAGGCCAGGTGCTCCGAAACTATATCATTCTCTACTACGGCGGACGCCAGGATCGCCACCACCACCTTGGTCTGGGGTGGAAACCCCATCTCGTCATTGCAGTCCGGACTCCTGCCTGACAAGCTGCAAGATTGCCTGGGAATAGCAATAGAAGATGGCCGGAAACACAATCTCAAGACACCATGTGGCGTCGGCGACGCCTGCGATTACCTGCAGTCTCTCAAGATGTACCTCCATGGTATGATTCACAACTTGTACATCAAGGTGCTCAAGTTGCTGCCTACACCCTCTGGCACACTCATGCGCAGCATCCTCAAGGCTGGCCACTGCTACGGCTGCATGGACCCTGTCTCCAACATCATCGTCAACTCCATCTGGTACAACTGCCGTGGCTGCAATCTGCCAATTTCTGAACGCAGGGAGATGGTAGAGTACAATGACGTCCTGGACCCCCTATCTCTGCTCCGCACACAGGTTCACTCCGTCAAGGGCCTTATGGAGCTTGCTGCATTCGCCGACCCCCAATTCTCGTTGCCGGCTTTTGCTCTGGAGTTCCTCTGCAGTACAAAATGCGACATTGCTAACATGTTGCCATCATCGACAGAGAGTTCTGAAAAGAACCCCTTCCATGAGTCTGCCAAGGCCGCTGGACACACTTGGGCCCTTGGGCTGGGTGAACTGCACCAGCAGCTGTTGTTGATGCCCGATACGCGAAGCGAGCTGCTCTCATTTATAACCGAGGCTCAAACTAGTGGTACTGTGTTGCGCGTCGATGAAATGGAAATTCGTATTTCACTCATGTGGGACAGAAACAGATCCGGGGCTCACACTGTGCAAGCTCCTGAACTTTGTGCGGGGGCATTGAGGGCGGTGTCAAGTGAGAGATCAGATTATGAGGATCGGAGGAGCTTGTTCCGTTCAAAGATTGAACAGTTGCTCAAGGAATACACGACCCAGCAGCTTTTG GGATCAGAGTATAAACTTGATATTATCTTGGGTGTGGAGGAAATAAACAAAGGCAACCTCCCCTGCGCTGTTATTCGCTACCATGTGAACTTCACGGCCACTTGTAATTTGGGGCTTCAGAGGACGCTTTTCTACGCTGAATTCTCGTTATCCTCACGTGAGCAGGAGCCAGAATTCTGCTGCCCTCTACCCTATGCGAATGCGG GCCGTTGCTACTATGGTGTGCATAGTGCGAGGAAAATTGTCTATCCAGATGACGCCAAGTACATCCCGGACGATATCACCTTCCGTGGAACCCGCAGCGTGGATGGCATGCTAGGGATGGACCTGGTCTACTTCAGTCCCAAGTTCGACGTGGAGATTGCTGAGAATCTGAACATGTTGCacagtgaagaagaagaaaagaagaagaagaagaagaagaggacgaggaGGGGGATGTGTCGTCCTAATTAA